The DNA region CTTAGCTGAAGAACATGGCATGGAAGTGGTTCATCATATTCCTATGATATTCGACAGCTATTACGTAAGTATGTTGAGTGAAAAATATAAAAATGGCAAATACAAAAATCTCTCTGCATTCATCAATGGGAATGAATCAAACACAAAAGCACAACGCGATCCAAAAAAATTTAGTTCGGTTATTTATGTAATCAAGAAGAAATAAAATTTGATAATTATCATCCATGAAAATAGACGATTAACATGGATGATATTTCTATTAACAAGCACATTGTATATCACCAGAGCTTGCAATACTAGCAACCCCTTCAGTTGCATAACCGTCAAATTTCCACCACTCAATTCCGCCCATGAGCTCTTTCACTTTAAATCCCAATTTTGTCATATTGAGCGCTCCTTTTGTAGACGCATTACATCCAATCCCATCGCAATAGACTACATACAAGATTTCCTTATCCAAATGCATTG from Rhizosphaericola mali includes:
- a CDS encoding rhodanese-like domain-containing protein, with protein sequence MKHYENKIAFEMDASDLFDALNKKEKIVALDARKSFAFVKEHIPNAINIPHREMNEETTMHLDKEILYVVYCDGIGCNASTKGALNMTKLGFKVKELMGGIEWWKFDGYATEGVASIASSGDIQCAC